A section of the Pseudomonas prosekii genome encodes:
- a CDS encoding lipopolysaccharide kinase InaA family protein, giving the protein MTDFLAAEDRALLERHGLGTFDALWAKQLEAVDEPNTAGGGWSSVFRLDLEGQGFYLKRQSNYLTRTLHAPFGEPSFAREFRNISRYQRMGIPALQAVFFGERKVAGEVRAILLTRALDGWDDLDSLLQRWADLSAGQHSAILQACGQLARRLHGVRQVHGCFYPKHIFLRASGDGYEAQLIDLEKTRPLLFGQRDRTKDLEPLVRRSPQWTPSQLRELLASYVEQPVDSPLVDSWLSRLTARRSHKETR; this is encoded by the coding sequence ATGACTGATTTCCTCGCCGCTGAAGACCGCGCGCTCCTCGAGCGCCACGGCCTCGGCACGTTCGACGCACTGTGGGCCAAGCAGCTCGAAGCAGTTGATGAACCCAATACGGCGGGCGGTGGCTGGAGCAGCGTGTTTCGGCTCGATCTGGAAGGGCAGGGGTTTTACCTCAAGCGCCAGAGCAATTACCTGACGCGGACCTTGCACGCGCCGTTCGGCGAGCCGAGTTTTGCCCGTGAATTCCGCAACATTTCGCGTTATCAGCGGATGGGCATTCCCGCCCTGCAAGCGGTGTTTTTCGGCGAGCGCAAAGTCGCTGGCGAAGTGCGCGCGATTCTCCTGACCCGCGCGCTGGACGGCTGGGATGACCTCGATTCGCTGTTGCAGCGCTGGGCCGATTTGAGCGCCGGGCAACATTCGGCGATTCTGCAAGCCTGTGGACAACTGGCGCGACGCCTGCACGGCGTGCGTCAGGTTCACGGCTGTTTTTACCCCAAGCATATTTTCCTGCGCGCGAGCGGCGACGGTTACGAGGCGCAGTTGATCGACCTGGAAAAGACTCGGCCCTTGTTGTTCGGTCAGCGCGACCGCACCAAGGACCTGGAGCCGCTGGTGCGCCGTTCGCCGCAGTGGACGCCAAGCCAGCTGCGCGAGTTGTTGGCGAGTTACGTCGAGCAACCCGTCGACAGTCCGCTGGTGGATAGCTGGCTGTCGCGGCTCACTGCGCGCCGCAGTCACAAGGAGACGCGCTGA
- a CDS encoding lipopolysaccharide kinase InaA family protein, with the protein MRLSELKDAGRNPTLPINIPLADAAGPADLQLLSLLRVLPGQRYVGAGVWRGRPVLAKLLVGSKAARHFQRELDGVRLLAAQGLTTPLLLADGLKDGEGGWLLFDFLEGAESLGETWKQVEHLPVLADMQGAVLAEALGAIGQMHRKGLWQEDLHLDNLLRQRGRLYLIDGGGVCAETPGQPLSRQKVLENLGVFFAQLPKSLEPFTEELLVYYLLSNGEHALPMEALQKQIDKVRRWRLRDFLIKCGRDCTLFSVQRGAFGLRAIRREEQSAMLPVLEHADALLDQGHLYKTGGAASVGKVEVAGRTLVIKRYNIKGFAHWLKRFWRPSRAWHSWREGNRLAFLGIATPKPLALLEQRFLWLRSRAYLVTEYLPGPDIIERFAPYVESGAAPEAELLALDHLFAELISERISHGDFKGHNLFWHNDRWALIDLDSMCQHSSASSFAPAYARDRARFMRNWPPGSALYQVIDQRLPKEIASAV; encoded by the coding sequence ATGCGTTTGTCCGAACTGAAGGACGCCGGCCGTAACCCGACTTTGCCAATCAACATTCCACTGGCCGATGCTGCCGGGCCGGCCGATCTGCAATTGCTCAGCTTGTTGCGCGTATTGCCGGGCCAGCGTTATGTCGGTGCCGGGGTCTGGCGTGGCCGGCCGGTACTGGCCAAATTGCTGGTCGGCAGCAAAGCCGCGCGGCACTTCCAACGTGAGCTGGACGGCGTGCGTTTGCTCGCCGCTCAGGGCCTGACCACGCCGCTGCTGTTGGCCGATGGCTTGAAGGACGGCGAGGGCGGCTGGCTGCTGTTCGATTTCCTCGAAGGCGCCGAGAGCCTTGGCGAAACCTGGAAACAGGTCGAACACTTGCCGGTGCTCGCCGACATGCAAGGCGCGGTGCTCGCCGAAGCCTTGGGCGCGATCGGCCAAATGCATCGCAAAGGGCTGTGGCAGGAAGATTTGCACCTGGACAATCTGCTGCGCCAGCGCGGTCGGTTGTATCTGATCGATGGCGGCGGCGTTTGCGCCGAAACGCCGGGCCAGCCGTTGTCGCGGCAGAAAGTTCTGGAAAACCTCGGGGTGTTTTTCGCCCAGTTGCCGAAGTCGCTGGAACCGTTCACCGAAGAATTGCTGGTCTATTACCTGCTGAGCAATGGCGAACATGCGTTGCCGATGGAAGCCTTGCAGAAGCAGATCGACAAGGTTCGGCGCTGGCGTCTGCGTGACTTCCTGATCAAGTGCGGGCGTGACTGCACGCTGTTCAGCGTCCAGCGCGGCGCGTTCGGTTTGCGCGCGATTCGTCGCGAAGAACAAAGCGCCATGTTGCCGGTGCTGGAGCATGCGGATGCTTTACTCGATCAGGGGCACTTGTACAAAACCGGCGGCGCCGCGAGCGTTGGCAAGGTTGAAGTGGCCGGGCGCACGCTGGTCATCAAACGTTACAACATCAAGGGTTTTGCCCATTGGCTCAAACGCTTCTGGCGCCCGAGCCGGGCCTGGCATTCCTGGCGCGAGGGCAATCGCCTGGCGTTCCTCGGCATCGCCACGCCAAAACCGTTGGCGTTGCTGGAGCAGCGCTTTTTGTGGCTGCGCAGCCGGGCTTATCTGGTGACCGAATACTTGCCGGGCCCGGACATCATCGAGCGGTTTGCGCCGTACGTTGAAAGTGGCGCCGCGCCCGAGGCCGAGTTGCTGGCGCTGGATCATCTGTTCGCCGAGCTGATCAGCGAACGCATCAGCCATGGCGATTTCAAGGGCCATAACCTGTTCTGGCACAACGATCGCTGGGCGCTGATCGACCTCGATTCGATGTGCCAGCACAGCTCGGCCAGCAGCTTCGCCCCGGCTTATGCGCGGGATCGCGCGCGGTTCATGCGCAACTGGCCGCCGGGCAGCGCGTTGTATCAAGTGATTGATCAGCGCTTACCGAAGGAAATCGCCAGCGCTGTCTGA
- the waaC gene encoding lipopolysaccharide heptosyltransferase I, which translates to MRVLLIKTSSLGDVIHALPALTDAARAIPGITFDWVVEEGFAEIPTWHPAVGTVIPVAIRRWRKNIWQTIKSGEWKRFKQSVRATKYDLVIDAQGLLKSAWLTRYVKAPVAGLDKDSAREPMASRFYSRRLAVGRGQHAVERVRQLFALALGYDLPKGLGDYGLNVERLVELPRKNPYVLFLHGTTWDTKHWPEAYWRELAERVGHLGVAVKLPWGNPVEKARAERIAAGFRHAEVLPKLNLAGVGKVLAGAQACVAVDTGLGHLAAALDVPTLSLFGPTNPGLTGAYGKAQIHIASDFPCAPCMQKKCTYQPTAEDARQFDLKREWPLCFTRLNPQRVASRLSTLLLAEELR; encoded by the coding sequence CCCCGGCATCACCTTCGATTGGGTGGTGGAAGAAGGCTTCGCCGAAATCCCGACCTGGCACCCGGCCGTGGGCACAGTCATCCCGGTGGCGATCCGCCGCTGGCGCAAAAACATCTGGCAGACGATCAAAAGCGGCGAGTGGAAGCGCTTCAAACAAAGCGTGCGCGCGACGAAATATGACTTGGTGATCGATGCCCAGGGCCTGCTCAAAAGCGCCTGGCTGACCCGTTACGTCAAGGCCCCGGTGGCCGGGCTCGACAAGGATTCGGCGCGCGAGCCGATGGCTTCGCGGTTCTACTCGCGCCGCCTCGCCGTCGGCCGTGGCCAGCACGCGGTCGAGCGCGTGCGCCAGTTGTTTGCGTTGGCGCTGGGCTACGACTTGCCCAAGGGCCTCGGCGATTACGGCCTCAACGTCGAACGTCTGGTCGAATTGCCGCGCAAGAATCCCTACGTGTTGTTTCTGCACGGCACCACGTGGGACACCAAACACTGGCCGGAAGCCTATTGGCGCGAACTCGCCGAACGCGTCGGCCACCTCGGCGTCGCGGTGAAACTGCCGTGGGGCAACCCGGTCGAGAAGGCCCGCGCCGAGCGCATTGCCGCTGGGTTCCGACATGCCGAAGTGCTGCCCAAACTCAATCTCGCCGGGGTCGGCAAAGTATTGGCCGGCGCGCAGGCTTGCGTGGCCGTCGACACTGGTCTCGGTCACCTCGCTGCCGCGCTCGACGTACCGACCCTGTCGCTGTTCGGCCCGACCAACCCGGGCCTGACCGGCGCTTACGGCAAGGCGCAGATTCATATCGCCAGCGACTTCCCGTGCGCGCCGTGCATGCAAAAGAAATGCACCTATCAACCGACGGCCGAAGACGCCCGTCAGTTTGACCTTAAACGCGAGTGGCCCCTGTGCTTCACGCGTCTGAATCCCCAGCGTGTCGCCAGCCGACTGAGCACGTTGTTACTGGCTGAGGAGCTGCGCTGA
- the rfaP gene encoding lipopolysaccharide core heptose(I) kinase RfaP: protein MKLMLAEPFKSLWAGRDPFAEVEGLQGEVYRELEARRTLRTEVNGNGFFVKIHRGIGWGEIFKNLLTAKLPVLGAGQEWKAIQRLQEVGVPTMTAVAYGEKGSNPADQHSFIVTEELAPTISLEDFSIDWVKNPPEPKLKRALIAEVARMTGMMHRAGVNHRDCYICHFLLHTDKSVTAEDFKLSVIDLHRAQTRPKINQRWRNKDLAALYFSALDIGLTRRDKMRFLKGYFQQPLRQILGEEAGLLSWLEGKANKLYERKQRYGDAL, encoded by the coding sequence ATGAAGTTGATGCTGGCTGAACCGTTCAAAAGCCTGTGGGCAGGACGCGATCCGTTTGCCGAAGTCGAAGGCTTGCAGGGCGAGGTGTACCGCGAGCTCGAAGCGCGCCGGACCTTGCGCACCGAAGTGAACGGCAACGGATTTTTCGTGAAAATCCACCGCGGCATTGGCTGGGGCGAAATCTTCAAAAACCTGCTGACCGCCAAGCTACCGGTGCTCGGCGCGGGCCAGGAATGGAAAGCCATCCAGCGCCTGCAGGAAGTCGGCGTGCCGACCATGACCGCCGTCGCCTATGGCGAAAAGGGCAGCAACCCGGCGGATCAACATTCGTTCATCGTCACCGAAGAACTGGCGCCGACCATCAGCCTCGAAGACTTCAGCATCGATTGGGTGAAAAACCCGCCGGAGCCGAAACTCAAGCGAGCGCTGATCGCCGAAGTCGCGCGCATGACCGGCATGATGCACCGCGCCGGGGTCAACCACCGCGACTGCTACATCTGCCACTTCCTGCTGCACACCGACAAATCGGTGACTGCCGAGGACTTCAAACTCTCGGTGATCGACCTGCACCGCGCGCAGACCCGACCGAAGATCAACCAGCGCTGGCGCAACAAGGATCTGGCGGCGTTGTACTTTTCGGCGTTGGACATCGGCCTGACTCGGCGCGACAAAATGCGTTTTCTCAAGGGCTACTTCCAGCAACCGCTGCGGCAGATTCTCGGCGAAGAAGCCGGCTTGCTCAGCTGGCTCGAAGGCAAGGCCAACAAGCTCTACGAGCGCAAACAGCGTTACGGGGATGCGCTCTGA
- a CDS encoding glycosyltransferase family 4 protein has protein sequence MQLAFVLYKYFPFGGLQRDFMRIALECQQRGHQIRVYTLIWEGDVPPGFEVLVAPVKAFFNHRRNEKLSEWMEADLAKRPVDRLIGFNKMPGLDVYYAADGCFEDKAQNLRNSLYRRWGRYRHFAEYERAVFAKDAKTEVLMISEVQQPLFIKHYDTPLERFHLLPPGISQDRRAPPNAPQIRAEFRAEFKLNDDDLLLVQIGSGFKTKGVDRSLKALAALPADLKKRTRLFVIGQDDPKLFQMQSATLGLGDNVTFLKGRSDIPRFLLGADLLIHPAYNENTGTVLLEALVAGLPVLVSAVCGYAHYIAEADAGLVLDEPFDQAQLTHYLSDMLHDADARAAWSRNGLAFAETADLYSMPQHAADVILAEHA, from the coding sequence ATGCAATTGGCTTTTGTCCTTTACAAATATTTCCCGTTTGGCGGTTTGCAGCGCGATTTCATGCGCATTGCCCTCGAATGTCAGCAGCGCGGACACCAGATCCGTGTGTACACGCTGATTTGGGAAGGTGACGTGCCGCCGGGTTTCGAAGTGTTGGTGGCGCCGGTCAAGGCGTTCTTCAATCACCGGCGCAACGAAAAACTCAGCGAATGGATGGAGGCTGATCTGGCCAAACGTCCGGTCGATCGCCTGATCGGCTTCAACAAAATGCCCGGCCTCGACGTGTATTACGCCGCCGACGGCTGCTTTGAAGACAAGGCGCAAAACCTGCGCAATTCGCTGTACCGGCGCTGGGGCCGCTACCGGCACTTCGCCGAGTACGAGCGCGCGGTGTTCGCCAAGGACGCCAAAACAGAAGTGCTGATGATCTCCGAAGTGCAGCAGCCGCTGTTCATCAAGCATTACGACACGCCGCTGGAACGCTTTCATTTGCTGCCGCCGGGGATTTCCCAGGACCGTCGCGCACCGCCGAATGCGCCGCAGATTCGCGCCGAATTCCGTGCTGAATTCAAGCTCAACGATGACGATCTGCTGCTGGTGCAGATCGGCTCCGGGTTCAAGACCAAAGGCGTCGATCGCAGCCTCAAAGCGCTGGCCGCCTTGCCCGCTGATCTGAAGAAACGCACACGGCTGTTTGTAATTGGCCAGGACGACCCCAAATTGTTCCAGATGCAGAGCGCCACGCTGGGGCTTGGCGACAACGTCACGTTCCTCAAGGGCCGCAGCGACATCCCGCGTTTCCTGTTGGGCGCCGACCTGTTGATCCACCCGGCGTACAACGAAAACACCGGCACCGTGCTCCTTGAAGCGCTGGTCGCCGGGTTGCCGGTGCTGGTCAGCGCGGTGTGTGGCTACGCCCATTACATCGCCGAGGCCGATGCCGGGCTGGTGCTCGACGAGCCGTTCGATCAGGCGCAACTCACGCACTATCTGAGCGACATGTTGCACGACGCAGATGCACGGGCGGCCTGGAGCCGCAACGGTCTGGCCTTCGCCGAGACGGCCGACCTCTATAGCATGCCGCAGCACGCGGCCGATGTGATTCTGGCGGAGCACGCTTAA
- a CDS encoding lipopolysaccharide kinase InaA family protein, whose amino-acid sequence MPGWKLDPAYSELAEDFGNLDAVFALQGERMTWDPLSELIRVKRDGVNYYVKRYVGAGKGLRRYLGKPRVKAEWQNLKRFAKWGIPTADVVAWGLERRGAAYDRGAMITRELPNTEDLSALADRNDPKLADRAWVDGVSRQLAGYTRTMHDNRFTHNDLKWRNLLIDDQARLFLIDCPNGDFWRGFWLKYRITKDLACLDKVAKYHLSATQRLRFYLQYSQRPRLNAADKKRIRHVLRFFEGRE is encoded by the coding sequence ATGCCGGGTTGGAAGCTGGATCCGGCTTACAGCGAACTGGCGGAAGACTTCGGCAACCTCGACGCGGTATTCGCCCTTCAAGGCGAGCGCATGACGTGGGACCCGTTGTCCGAGCTGATCCGCGTCAAGCGCGACGGCGTCAATTACTACGTGAAGCGTTACGTCGGCGCCGGCAAAGGCCTGCGTCGTTATCTGGGCAAGCCACGGGTGAAAGCCGAGTGGCAAAACCTCAAGCGCTTCGCCAAGTGGGGCATCCCGACCGCTGACGTGGTGGCGTGGGGCCTGGAGCGGCGCGGCGCGGCGTACGACCGTGGCGCGATGATCACCCGCGAACTGCCGAACACCGAAGACTTGTCGGCCCTGGCTGATCGCAATGACCCGAAACTGGCGGACCGCGCCTGGGTCGATGGCGTCAGTCGGCAATTGGCCGGTTATACCCGGACCATGCACGACAATCGCTTCACCCATAACGACTTGAAGTGGCGCAATTTGCTGATCGACGATCAGGCCCGACTGTTCCTGATCGATTGCCCGAACGGCGATTTCTGGCGCGGGTTCTGGCTCAAGTACCGCATCACCAAAGACCTGGCCTGCCTCGACAAAGTGGCGAAATATCACTTGTCGGCGACCCAACGCCTGCGCTTTTACCTGCAATACAGCCAACGGCCTCGGCTCAATGCCGCCGACAAAAAACGGATCCGCCACGTGCTGAGATTTTTCGAGGGCCGCGAATGA